One region of Amycolatopsis sp. cg9 genomic DNA includes:
- a CDS encoding helix-turn-helix domain-containing protein: MPAVEPPSDFARELGSRVRAARLAKAPKRWSLERLGRRARVNWSYIAEIERGEVNPTVLVLARIAAALEIDLGVLLGELPAPPPGKDPDLD; the protein is encoded by the coding sequence ATGCCGGCCGTCGAACCACCCTCGGACTTCGCACGCGAGCTGGGCAGCCGCGTGCGGGCCGCCCGGCTGGCGAAGGCGCCCAAGCGCTGGAGCCTGGAGCGCCTGGGGCGCCGGGCCAGGGTGAACTGGAGCTACATCGCCGAGATCGAGCGCGGCGAGGTCAATCCGACGGTGCTGGTGCTCGCGCGCATCGCCGCGGCGTTGGAGATCGACCTGGGAGTCCTGCTGGGCGAGTTGCCGGCGCCGCCGCCGGGCAAGGACCCCGATCTCGACTGA
- a CDS encoding cytochrome P450, whose amino-acid sequence MTPCTTALFGENYWNQSLAVADALRPQASVHRATLPNQVRVWVISQYDDARAALSDPRLSKDNAGLTAIIRDQLAAAGQEADLSNMFAPHMMFNDDPAHARLRALVAAKFTRGRVRALRPWIEQLATAVLDELPVDRPVDLIDTVAFPLPLNVICQLLGVPLDDREYLREWTAALMEDLPERALPASREMERYFDRLIAARRAVPGDDLLSALVQQSEHGDQLTPPELMGTLFLLFVAGHETTTNLIGNTVRHLLAEPSRWRRLAADPGLVPAAIEESLRYDSPVRMATHRFTTEDVAYGGVVIPAGEIVLVWLQSANRDDNRFPRATDLVLGRADAAAHLSFGHGIHYCLGAPLGRMEAEIVLRALTQRFPDARLAASAHELQRRPSAIMNGYVGLPVRLAG is encoded by the coding sequence ATGACGCCCTGCACGACCGCCCTGTTCGGCGAGAACTACTGGAACCAGTCACTGGCGGTGGCCGACGCGTTGCGTCCCCAGGCGTCGGTGCATCGCGCGACGCTGCCCAACCAGGTCCGCGTGTGGGTCATCAGCCAGTACGACGACGCGCGCGCCGCGCTCAGCGACCCGCGCCTGAGCAAGGACAACGCCGGCCTCACCGCGATCATCCGCGACCAGCTCGCCGCGGCCGGGCAGGAAGCGGACCTGTCGAACATGTTCGCGCCGCACATGATGTTCAACGACGATCCGGCTCACGCCCGGCTTCGTGCCCTGGTCGCGGCGAAGTTCACCCGCGGCCGGGTCCGTGCCTTGCGGCCGTGGATCGAGCAGCTGGCCACCGCGGTGCTCGACGAGCTTCCCGTCGACCGGCCGGTCGACCTGATCGACACCGTCGCCTTCCCGCTTCCGCTGAACGTCATCTGCCAGCTGCTCGGGGTGCCGCTCGACGACCGCGAGTATCTGCGGGAATGGACCGCGGCGCTGATGGAGGACTTGCCGGAGCGGGCTCTTCCTGCGTCCCGCGAGATGGAGCGGTACTTCGATCGCCTGATCGCCGCCAGGCGCGCGGTCCCCGGTGACGATCTGCTCTCGGCGCTGGTGCAGCAGTCCGAGCACGGGGACCAGCTGACCCCGCCCGAACTCATGGGCACCCTGTTCCTGCTGTTCGTGGCCGGGCACGAGACCACGACGAACCTCATCGGCAACACCGTGCGGCACCTGCTGGCCGAACCGAGCCGGTGGCGCCGGCTCGCCGCCGACCCTGGCCTGGTGCCCGCGGCGATCGAGGAGTCGCTGCGCTACGACAGCCCGGTACGCATGGCCACCCACCGGTTCACCACCGAGGACGTCGCATACGGCGGTGTCGTCATCCCGGCCGGCGAGATCGTGCTCGTGTGGTTGCAGAGCGCCAACCGCGACGACAACCGGTTCCCCCGCGCGACCGACCTGGTGCTCGGGCGGGCCGACGCCGCCGCCCACCTGTCGTTCGGCCACGGCATCCACTACTGCCTGGGCGCGCCGCTGGGGCGCATGGAAGCCGAGATCGTGCTACGCGCCCTCACACAGCGGTTTCCTGACGCCCGGCTGGCCGCCTCCGCGCACGAGCTCCAGCGGCGTCCCAGCGCCATCATGAACGGCTACGTCGGGCTGCCGGTCCGCCTCGCCGGCTGA
- a CDS encoding XRE family transcriptional regulator, giving the protein MAEASTLAEIIDKLFKTVTRSNGSEHSMEHVAKWCAAWLKERHPTKTFSKEYMRQLRAGIADNPTKGHLEAIAAFFEVDPAIFFDSEKSRQIQADLDLVVALRDADVHSVALRALSLTPAHREQVLELMRTLQANQSGGEGRAAKAE; this is encoded by the coding sequence ATGGCGGAGGCATCCACGCTCGCGGAGATCATCGACAAGCTCTTCAAGACGGTGACGCGGTCCAACGGCAGCGAGCACTCCATGGAACACGTCGCAAAGTGGTGCGCGGCCTGGCTGAAGGAGCGCCACCCGACGAAGACCTTCTCCAAGGAGTACATGCGCCAGCTGCGCGCGGGAATCGCGGACAACCCGACCAAGGGGCACCTCGAGGCGATCGCAGCCTTCTTCGAGGTCGATCCGGCGATCTTCTTCGACTCGGAGAAGTCCCGGCAGATCCAGGCCGATCTTGATCTGGTGGTGGCGCTGCGCGACGCCGACGTGCACTCGGTGGCGCTGCGCGCGCTGAGCCTCACCCCGGCCCACCGGGAACAGGTCCTGGAGCTGATGCGCACCCTCCAGGCCAACCAGTCCGGCGGGGAAGGCCGCGCCGCGAAGGCGGAGTAG
- a CDS encoding NUDIX domain-containing protein, with protein MIDTTTESADTTIGTAADGYTDPPPTTVAADVVLFGVDDEGRLRVLTIRRLWDPYAGRRALPGGLLEENEDLAAAAVRELGEECGIHVVADDLTEIGSSSAPDRDPRRRVLSVAFGAVLPDCPVPTAGDDASEARWMLAEAIIDDPESVAFDHHQIVVRARKQLVEQIMRVAPGALPALDRVEDAVRAFTAVLGSVDREALVTELKQVRKSQLHELVGGLDGALSKISDVLGDCGETVGDFLSSTEELEAASETLAEVGTHLENVVHELRP; from the coding sequence ATGATCGACACGACGACCGAGTCCGCCGACACCACAATCGGCACGGCCGCCGACGGCTACACCGACCCGCCGCCCACGACCGTGGCCGCCGACGTCGTGCTGTTCGGCGTCGACGACGAGGGGCGGCTGCGGGTGCTGACGATCCGGCGGCTGTGGGACCCGTACGCCGGTCGGCGGGCGCTGCCCGGCGGCCTGCTGGAGGAGAACGAGGACCTGGCCGCGGCCGCCGTGCGTGAGCTCGGCGAGGAGTGCGGCATCCACGTGGTCGCAGACGACCTGACCGAGATCGGCTCCAGCAGCGCCCCGGACCGCGACCCACGCCGGCGCGTGCTGTCGGTCGCCTTCGGCGCCGTGCTGCCGGACTGCCCGGTGCCGACCGCCGGTGACGATGCCAGCGAGGCCCGCTGGATGCTGGCCGAGGCGATCATCGACGATCCCGAGTCGGTGGCCTTCGACCACCACCAGATCGTGGTCCGCGCGAGGAAGCAGCTGGTTGAGCAGATCATGCGGGTCGCGCCGGGCGCGCTGCCGGCGCTGGACCGCGTCGAGGACGCGGTGCGGGCGTTCACCGCGGTGCTCGGCTCCGTCGACCGGGAGGCCCTGGTCACCGAGCTGAAGCAGGTCCGCAAGAGCCAGCTGCACGAGCTGGTCGGTGGACTGGACGGGGCGCTGTCCAAGATCTCGGATGTGCTCGGCGACTGCGGCGAGACCGTCGGCGACTTCCTCAGCTCGACCGAAGAGCTGGAAGCAGCGAGCGAAACCCTCGCGGAGGTCGGCACGCATCTGGAGAACGTGGTGCACGAGCTGCGCCCCTGA
- a CDS encoding SCO6880 family protein yields MTTPRIYRGLNRREHAGWIMGLTPVQALVCILLAVPVLWTISDGRFTDAAILLLICGTIAALVVIPVRGRPAFRWLLHLVLFQVGIVTGWSRWQSKAAAGASVDPNEPDLPGVLQRVDFPDGPQFKDAGRVCLIHDTGDGRWGATARLTHSGVGMLSDEQCERLAHRLGNLLLSLGHREVIDRMSLLVRTVPDDGTEYEVWRSDHEVTDAPRLARQASYELDRTIGNVSVRHEVFVTVSGPEDKLRKPAAAAGGGVAGRALALYRVLDGLEDPLKALGARTVEWLDGPGMAEALRTGFNPAARAVLATAHERGTGGRGLEKAAAGPTAAPSPSARAYTHDGFTTVSYSALMPEAGTVFGSLGPLLAVRTAGERRTLAIHYEVLDSRRAHRAVQGNRFRSNVMTDWKRSKGFNTTAMDEREASGARAQERAVAAGHSVVRFAVAASVTVPSTWNVEDHAARLENDASGRFRLLRLDLAQDSTFVVAVLPVGIGLPRQRGGLL; encoded by the coding sequence ATGACGACGCCTCGGATCTACCGGGGACTCAACCGGCGCGAGCACGCGGGCTGGATCATGGGGCTGACTCCGGTGCAGGCCCTGGTGTGCATCCTGCTCGCGGTCCCGGTGCTGTGGACCATCTCCGACGGCAGGTTCACCGACGCCGCAATCCTGCTGCTGATCTGCGGGACGATCGCGGCCCTCGTGGTAATCCCGGTCCGCGGCCGTCCGGCGTTCCGCTGGTTGCTGCACCTGGTGCTGTTCCAGGTCGGGATCGTCACCGGCTGGTCGCGCTGGCAGTCCAAGGCCGCCGCCGGCGCGTCCGTCGACCCCAACGAGCCGGATCTGCCCGGCGTGCTCCAGCGCGTCGACTTCCCCGACGGCCCGCAGTTCAAGGACGCCGGCCGGGTGTGCCTGATCCACGACACCGGGGACGGCCGGTGGGGCGCCACCGCGCGCCTGACCCACTCCGGGGTGGGGATGCTCTCGGACGAGCAGTGCGAGCGCTTGGCCCACCGCTTGGGCAACCTGCTGCTGTCGCTGGGGCACCGCGAGGTCATCGACCGGATGAGCCTACTGGTGCGCACCGTGCCCGACGACGGCACCGAGTACGAGGTGTGGCGCAGCGACCACGAGGTCACCGACGCGCCGCGGCTGGCGCGCCAAGCCAGCTACGAACTGGACCGCACCATCGGCAACGTCAGCGTCCGCCACGAGGTGTTCGTGACGGTCAGCGGCCCGGAGGACAAGCTGCGCAAGCCGGCCGCGGCGGCCGGCGGCGGCGTCGCCGGGCGCGCGCTGGCGCTGTACCGGGTGCTCGACGGCCTGGAGGATCCGCTCAAGGCGCTCGGTGCCCGCACCGTGGAATGGCTCGACGGGCCGGGCATGGCCGAGGCGCTGCGTACCGGGTTCAACCCCGCGGCGCGGGCGGTGCTGGCCACCGCACACGAACGCGGCACCGGCGGCCGCGGGCTGGAGAAGGCGGCGGCCGGGCCGACCGCGGCGCCCTCGCCGTCGGCGCGGGCCTACACCCACGACGGGTTCACCACGGTCTCCTACAGCGCGCTGATGCCGGAGGCGGGCACGGTCTTCGGCAGTCTCGGGCCGCTGTTGGCGGTGCGCACCGCCGGGGAGCGGCGCACGCTGGCGATCCACTACGAGGTCCTGGACTCCCGCCGCGCGCATCGTGCGGTGCAGGGCAACCGGTTCCGGTCCAACGTGATGACCGACTGGAAGCGCAGCAAGGGTTTCAACACCACGGCGATGGACGAACGGGAGGCCAGCGGCGCCCGCGCGCAGGAGCGTGCTGTCGCAGCCGGGCACTCGGTGGTCCGCTTCGCCGTCGCGGCCTCGGTCACCGTCCCCAGCACGTGGAACGTCGAGGACCACGCCGCCCGCCTGGAGAACGACGCGAGCGGCCGGTTCCGGCTGCTGCGGCTGGATTTGGCGCAGGACTCGACGTTCGTCGTCGCGGTGCTGCCGGTCGGGATCGGGCTGCCCCGCCAGCGGGGAGGTCTGCTGTGA
- a CDS encoding LuxR C-terminal-related transcriptional regulator: protein MVSSTQHDHLVREGEAPTDEYISPASPSLLPAEMNSFIGRGSLLNDGIRLLRTARLVTLIGTGGVGKTRLLLRMARELVDAGAYKHGVVVVQLADLKEADDRLESTIAGELGILDNSSTPGLARLIEYFRHRQMLLMLDNCEHLVGKSPGTGQVPRLLTTLLKAAPGLQVMTTSRVRLGVQGEHLLIVPPLCIGTGDCGRDGDENGIHEAQQLLIDRAAAAGVRISEEEYPLAARLCQLLDGIPQAIELAAPMLAAMTLQEMVEHPSRLHLLADGPHEQDHHRTLHAMIDWSYDLLPVPERRVWALVSVFEGGFDLDAAQAICGGRGVEKPDVLSLIVRLRDKSLLVTEARGGRTRYRMLETIREYGQELVAAAGEEYELRQAHAEYFDELVARCAREWFGPAEIEWMRRLQVELPNLRAAQEYFLSDPATAERGREMAIRATGTRFFVFSGKLNEARRMLAMGLDGCSDAPSLQQAAALSMSSWVALIQGSQALARPLLAQAEEVVRQLGIDEPFGPLLYGQGTQKLLTEPDRVKARESLELLSRAERALRSQGTPGDVFMTMLFLGMAASFLGDAQRAFAEAERVLAAARASGAPWCLSWALWNNALAELLHGDPDAAARLAQEALRSQQATGDTWGPTWSLWLIAIVAVTRGDYELAGQLLGGAQAGWRHTEATVLGLLPFLRVQQQAKAAARRELGDDEYKRRFEKQVELGESLRPEEIYALAATPFPTQRQPSAQEMLPGGLSDRELEVADLVAKGMSNREIGERLHISFRTVEEHIRRINRKLGVSKRVEIAAWYLAEAGK, encoded by the coding sequence ATGGTCAGCAGTACCCAGCACGATCACCTGGTCCGCGAGGGGGAAGCGCCGACGGACGAGTACATCTCGCCCGCCAGCCCATCGCTCCTGCCCGCGGAGATGAACAGTTTCATCGGTCGCGGCAGCCTGCTCAACGACGGCATACGACTGCTGCGGACCGCCCGCCTGGTGACCTTGATCGGCACCGGCGGCGTCGGGAAAACCCGCCTGCTGCTGCGGATGGCCCGGGAACTCGTCGACGCCGGCGCGTACAAGCACGGCGTAGTCGTGGTGCAGCTCGCCGACCTGAAGGAGGCCGACGACCGGCTGGAGTCCACGATCGCCGGCGAGCTGGGCATCCTGGACAACTCGTCCACCCCCGGCCTGGCGCGGCTGATCGAGTACTTCCGGCACCGGCAGATGCTATTGATGCTGGACAACTGCGAGCACCTGGTCGGCAAGTCGCCCGGGACCGGCCAGGTGCCGCGCCTGCTGACCACGCTGCTCAAGGCCGCGCCGGGTCTCCAGGTGATGACCACCAGCCGGGTGCGGCTGGGCGTGCAGGGCGAACACCTGCTGATCGTCCCGCCGCTGTGCATCGGCACGGGCGATTGCGGGCGCGACGGTGACGAGAACGGGATACACGAGGCCCAGCAGCTGCTGATCGACCGGGCGGCCGCAGCCGGCGTGCGCATCTCCGAAGAGGAGTACCCGCTGGCCGCGCGGCTGTGCCAGCTGCTCGACGGCATTCCGCAGGCCATCGAACTGGCCGCGCCGATGCTGGCGGCGATGACGCTCCAGGAGATGGTCGAGCACCCGAGCCGGCTGCACCTGTTGGCCGACGGGCCGCACGAGCAGGACCACCACCGCACCCTGCACGCCATGATCGACTGGTCTTACGACCTGCTCCCGGTGCCCGAGCGTCGGGTGTGGGCGTTGGTCTCGGTGTTCGAGGGCGGCTTCGACCTCGACGCGGCGCAGGCCATCTGCGGCGGCCGCGGCGTCGAGAAGCCGGATGTGCTCAGCCTGATTGTCCGACTGCGGGACAAGTCTCTGCTCGTGACCGAGGCCCGCGGTGGCCGCACCAGGTATCGAATGCTGGAGACGATCCGCGAGTACGGCCAGGAGCTCGTCGCCGCCGCCGGCGAAGAATACGAGCTGCGCCAGGCGCACGCGGAGTACTTCGACGAGCTCGTCGCGCGCTGCGCACGCGAATGGTTCGGCCCCGCCGAGATCGAGTGGATGCGCCGGTTGCAGGTGGAACTGCCGAACCTGCGCGCCGCGCAAGAGTACTTCCTGTCCGACCCGGCCACAGCCGAACGCGGCCGGGAGATGGCGATCCGCGCGACGGGGACCCGGTTCTTCGTCTTCTCCGGCAAGTTGAACGAGGCGCGCCGGATGCTGGCGATGGGACTCGACGGCTGCTCCGACGCACCGAGCCTCCAGCAGGCCGCCGCGTTGTCGATGTCGTCCTGGGTCGCGCTCATCCAGGGCAGCCAGGCGCTGGCCAGGCCGCTGCTGGCCCAGGCCGAGGAGGTCGTCCGCCAGCTTGGGATCGACGAGCCGTTCGGGCCGCTGCTCTACGGGCAGGGCACCCAGAAATTGCTCACCGAGCCCGACCGGGTCAAGGCACGGGAGTCGCTGGAGCTGCTGTCGCGCGCGGAGCGCGCACTGCGCAGCCAGGGCACGCCGGGCGACGTGTTCATGACGATGTTGTTCCTGGGCATGGCCGCCTCGTTCCTCGGCGACGCCCAGCGCGCCTTCGCCGAAGCCGAGCGGGTGCTCGCGGCAGCCCGCGCGTCGGGCGCCCCGTGGTGCCTTTCCTGGGCGTTGTGGAACAACGCGCTCGCCGAGCTGCTGCACGGCGATCCGGATGCCGCCGCCCGGCTGGCGCAGGAAGCGCTGCGCTCGCAGCAGGCGACCGGAGACACATGGGGTCCGACCTGGAGCTTGTGGCTGATCGCCATCGTCGCCGTGACGCGCGGGGACTACGAGCTGGCGGGACAGCTGCTCGGCGGGGCCCAGGCCGGCTGGCGACACACCGAAGCGACGGTGCTGGGGCTGTTGCCGTTCCTACGGGTACAGCAGCAGGCCAAGGCCGCAGCCAGGCGTGAGCTCGGTGACGACGAATACAAGAGGCGGTTCGAGAAGCAGGTAGAACTCGGCGAGTCGCTGCGTCCCGAGGAGATTTACGCGCTGGCCGCCACGCCGTTTCCGACCCAGCGGCAGCCCTCAGCTCAGGAGATGCTGCCCGGCGGGCTGTCCGACCGGGAGCTCGAGGTGGCGGACCTGGTCGCCAAAGGGATGAGCAACCGGGAGATCGGCGAGCGGCTGCACATCAGCTTCCGCACCGTCGAGGAGCACATTCGCCGGATCAACCGCAAGCTCGGCGTGAGCAAGCGCGTGGAGATCGCCGCCTGGTACCTCGCCGAAGCCGGGAAGTGA
- a CDS encoding DUF5753 domain-containing protein, with amino-acid sequence MSPTLRRRRLGRQMRDRRTALKLSGTDIANYIGKMNQSRWSKIEIGKAKLTHFQLGKAVEILQPTPEQAERWHEWWEHGDQLGWWSDYVDVITEHDEMLAGFELDAAHVRQYVDAYIPTLLADEAYTRAVVSASQHTRPVDMSRVVEFRMLRQQRLTDPDFRYTVVIGEAALHGHVGGRLVLASALRHLLDANWAATVEILVAPFTADAYGAKGMSFEITQFSDPEDPEAVFVESGPGSGFLEKPSELRYYNNLFSVAASRAVALDIEDSRRRIEEIWAMYSG; translated from the coding sequence GTGAGTCCCACACTGCGCCGGCGCCGCCTCGGCCGTCAGATGCGCGATCGCCGCACCGCGTTGAAGCTGTCGGGCACCGACATCGCCAACTACATCGGCAAGATGAACCAGTCCCGGTGGTCGAAGATCGAGATTGGCAAGGCCAAGCTGACCCACTTCCAGCTCGGCAAGGCCGTAGAAATCCTGCAACCGACGCCTGAACAGGCCGAACGGTGGCATGAGTGGTGGGAGCACGGCGACCAGCTCGGGTGGTGGTCCGACTACGTCGACGTCATCACCGAGCACGACGAGATGCTGGCCGGCTTCGAGCTCGACGCCGCGCACGTGCGCCAGTACGTCGACGCCTACATCCCGACGCTGCTGGCCGACGAGGCGTACACCCGTGCCGTCGTGAGCGCGTCGCAGCACACGCGCCCGGTGGACATGTCGCGGGTGGTGGAGTTCCGGATGCTGCGCCAGCAGCGGCTGACCGACCCGGACTTTCGCTACACCGTGGTGATCGGCGAGGCCGCCCTGCACGGCCACGTCGGCGGCCGCCTCGTGCTGGCCTCGGCGCTGCGGCACCTGCTGGACGCCAACTGGGCGGCCACCGTCGAAATTTTGGTGGCACCGTTCACCGCCGACGCCTACGGTGCCAAGGGCATGAGCTTCGAGATCACCCAGTTCTCCGACCCGGAGGACCCCGAAGCCGTGTTCGTCGAGTCCGGGCCGGGCAGCGGCTTCCTGGAGAAGCCGTCCGAGCTGCGCTACTACAACAACCTGTTCAGCGTGGCCGCCAGCCGCGCGGTCGCGCTCGACATCGAGGACTCGCGCCGGCGGATCGAGGAGATCTGGGCGATGTACAGCGGCTGA
- a CDS encoding MAB_1171c family putative transporter — MVDLLAYLCSALTLAGAAAKILSTRGISMSTSRKYLVAAMVCFALALAVTAPATLAAARWLEPVDNSVRLLGNALAMGAAFCLIGVLNHAGAGPDARRRSVISAAALAGCVAAMAILLALADTDYTPQFAATYGRDPRIVAYLTLYVAFMSWGLISFLALMRRYVRARELHPLLRTGFRIVLGAAILGLVWAAWKGAGVVVLAVTGHALPLQAEIAEGLALLSIGVGTAGATFTSWWPALRNLPVRWQVWHATRRLTPLWRQVVEEVMPQVQLDEPEQGRLTRAERTEYRLYRRTLEIRDAQLALRPYIPPQIPGWALAAARERGLSPVAGDVLLEAAELGAALDAYRAGRRHHPEVVDVVMPQHSPATPDLLAEARWLIQVAAMLRRDPDVAALRGRAAVTAAHDSPGDTPRAR, encoded by the coding sequence GTGGTTGACCTGCTGGCCTACCTCTGTTCGGCACTCACCCTGGCCGGCGCGGCGGCCAAGATCCTCAGTACCCGCGGCATCTCGATGAGCACGAGCCGGAAGTACCTGGTGGCCGCCATGGTGTGCTTCGCGCTCGCGCTGGCGGTGACCGCGCCGGCGACGCTGGCAGCCGCACGGTGGCTGGAGCCGGTGGACAACAGCGTCCGGCTGCTGGGCAACGCGTTGGCGATGGGCGCGGCCTTCTGCCTGATCGGCGTGCTCAACCACGCCGGCGCCGGACCGGACGCCCGGCGCCGGTCGGTGATCAGCGCGGCCGCGCTGGCCGGCTGCGTCGCAGCGATGGCCATCCTGCTGGCGCTGGCCGACACCGACTACACCCCGCAGTTCGCGGCCACCTACGGCCGCGACCCGCGGATCGTCGCCTACCTGACGCTGTACGTGGCCTTCATGAGCTGGGGCCTGATCAGTTTCCTCGCGCTGATGCGCCGCTACGTGCGCGCCCGCGAACTGCACCCCTTGCTGCGCACCGGTTTCCGCATCGTCCTGGGCGCAGCCATCCTCGGCCTGGTGTGGGCGGCGTGGAAGGGCGCGGGGGTGGTGGTGCTCGCCGTGACCGGCCACGCGTTGCCGTTGCAGGCGGAGATCGCCGAAGGGCTGGCCCTGCTCTCGATCGGCGTCGGCACGGCCGGCGCCACCTTCACCAGCTGGTGGCCAGCGCTGCGCAACCTGCCGGTCCGTTGGCAGGTGTGGCACGCCACCCGGCGCCTGACCCCGCTGTGGCGGCAGGTGGTCGAGGAGGTGATGCCGCAGGTGCAGCTGGACGAGCCCGAGCAGGGACGGCTGACCCGCGCCGAACGCACCGAGTACCGGCTCTACCGCCGCACGCTGGAGATCCGCGACGCACAGCTGGCGCTGCGGCCCTACATCCCGCCGCAGATCCCGGGCTGGGCGCTGGCAGCCGCCCGCGAACGCGGCCTGAGCCCCGTCGCCGGAGACGTCCTGCTGGAAGCAGCCGAGCTCGGCGCCGCCCTCGACGCCTACCGGGCCGGGCGACGACACCATCCCGAAGTCGTCGACGTCGTCATGCCACAGCACTCCCCCGCCACGCCGGACCTGCTCGCCGAGGCCCGCTGGCTGATCCAGGTCGCCGCCATGCTGCGCCGCGACCCCGACGTCGCCGCGCTGCGCGGCCGCGCAGCGGTCACGGCCGCGCACGACAGCCCCGGCGACACCCCGCGCGCGCGGTGA
- a CDS encoding HIT domain-containing protein: MAVPDCPLCAMVSGTTRVVVLRCWPDVIAVEAPSPRAPGHVLLIATDHFDDVAAAPHVAGVVMVAAAELAADYPCCTILATREEVRAGDEPPHLHLDLIPRAPSSEFVRTGAADSLASIRGSGPFSRRPG; this comes from the coding sequence ATGGCCGTCCCCGACTGTCCGCTGTGCGCCATGGTCAGCGGCACGACGCGTGTCGTGGTGCTGCGGTGTTGGCCGGACGTGATCGCCGTCGAAGCCCCGTCACCGCGCGCTCCTGGTCACGTGCTGCTCATCGCCACCGACCACTTCGACGACGTCGCCGCCGCCCCGCACGTCGCGGGCGTGGTGATGGTCGCGGCCGCGGAGCTCGCCGCCGACTACCCGTGCTGCACCATCCTCGCCACGCGCGAGGAGGTACGGGCGGGCGATGAGCCGCCTCACCTGCACTTGGACCTGATCCCGCGCGCACCGTCGAGCGAGTTCGTCCGGACCGGCGCGGCCGACTCCCTCGCGTCCATCCGCGGGTCCGGACCGTTCAGCCGACGGCCGGGGTGA
- a CDS encoding AAA family ATPase, with amino-acid sequence MSEVGTTETRLIVLRGPSGSGKSSTAAGLRGRRGRGLALVEQDYLRRRVLREHDVDGGANIDLIDQVTRFSLDRGYDVVVEGILAAERYGAMLTRLHADHRGPTAFYYFDVSLEESLRRHATRPQAAEFGPEHLRGWYIERDLLPGIGERIVPETSKLETTVGRVVAEMFPELAAART; translated from the coding sequence ATGAGCGAGGTAGGCACCACGGAGACCCGGCTGATCGTGCTGCGCGGCCCGAGCGGCAGCGGCAAGTCCTCCACCGCCGCGGGCCTGCGCGGCCGACGCGGCCGTGGCCTGGCCCTGGTCGAGCAGGACTACCTGCGCCGCCGGGTGCTGCGCGAGCACGACGTCGACGGCGGGGCGAACATCGACCTGATCGACCAGGTCACCCGGTTCTCCCTCGACCGCGGCTACGACGTCGTGGTCGAGGGCATCCTGGCAGCCGAGCGCTACGGCGCGATGCTCACCCGCCTGCACGCAGACCACCGCGGACCGACCGCGTTCTACTACTTCGACGTCTCCCTCGAGGAGTCGCTGCGCCGGCACGCCACCCGTCCCCAGGCCGCCGAGTTCGGCCCCGAGCATCTGCGCGGCTGGTACATCGAGCGCGACCTGCTTCCCGGCATCGGCGAACGCATCGTGCCGGAGACCTCCAAGCTGGAGACGACCGTCGGGCGCGTCGTCGCCGAGATGTTCCCCGAGCTGGCCGCCGCGCGCACCTGA